Within Catellicoccus marimammalium M35/04/3, the genomic segment TATTCTTTATTGTATAATATAAATGCAAATAAACGTATCGTATATGACATATATACGAAAGCACCTAGTGGAACTCTCACATACCACTAGGTGCTTTTTTGCATTTGCAAGGTGCTCAGACTAAAAAAGGCACTTTTATTATTTTTTTTTCTGTTTTAGCCATTCAGAAAACAATTGTAATATTACGCCTACTACAATTGGACAAATAATAAATTTAAACGTATCGTATAGTAACATATATACACCTCCTTCCAAGTTTACGTACACTTGAAAAGATAGTGCCAACATTCATTATATCATAAATAAACTATGAATTTATTCTGACTTTTCTTGATTTTCAGTAGAAATTTCAGAGTTTTCACTGGATTTTTTTTCAATAGATAATTTATTTTTCTTCATTTTTTTAGTTTTTATCTTTTTAGGTTGATTGCTCAACATATCTCGTATTCTTAATTGAGTATTTTCACTCAAATCATCAAAATGACGAATCTTTATTAGAGATTTATATTTTTTATCAGCTCCTTCTAAATAGCCGACTGCTCGAATACAAGCCCACTGATCTAAAGTTTTTCCATGATTTTTTACTCGTGTCATTGCTATGTCGCCAACACGTATATTTATTTCTGGATCAAAATAGAAAACATATTTCTTAGGAAAATAGAAAAATTGTACAATCGCAATATTTCTTTTTTTCAAGTTTCCTTGTAGATAGTCTAAATAGGCGTCAATACAAGCAGAAAGAATGTTATACATAGGTTTTTTGTAGTTCTCTTTACCTGCTTTTAATCGATCATTGAAGAATCCTTCTTCTTCAATCTGCACCTGCTTTAAAGGTTTATAATCTCTACGTAAATATCTATTGCTTAAGCAAGTAGAAAAGAAGTCTACTGCTCGATTGATGAATTGAGTTCTTGTAACTTTTTCTTGATTTTTGATGAATTTATTTAAACGATCTAGAGTTCTAGCACTAATTTGAACTGCTTTCATATTTTATTTCTCCTTATTATTCATTTGAAGTATATATCTGTTGTAGTATGATTTTAATTCTTCTATAGTTTGGTATCTTTGATCTAAATTTGTATTTGTTCCCTTACGTACAAAATTTACTACATTAGCATTGTTAGATTTTAAAATACTTTCAATTTTTTCTCTGCCAGTTAATATAAAACCAAGTACTTGTACTATTGCATAAATGTCAAACCTTTCATCGAAATTATTAAAACCTATTTGTTTTAGATTAGTAATATCATTTAGGGAACCTTTTATATCAGTATTACTATTAGTTAAATTGCTTTCACTTTCCAATGCTTTTGCTAATCCAAAATCAGAAATTTTAATTACACAAAGGTCATTGTCATATTCTTTTACTAAAATATTTGTAAAACTAATATCTCTATGTAAATAACCTTTAGAATGTATGTAGGAAAATCCTTCTATTATTTGATTGCATAATTTTATTCTTTGTTGAAAAGTTAGTTTTTGAGTATGTGAGTTTATATAACCATAAAGAGTATTTTCTACATATTCCATTGTATACTCATTGTTATTATTATTATATTTGTATACCTCTAAAATATATGGAGAGGATAATTTGTTCATGATATCAAATTCTTGTTTGAATCGGTTTAATTCTATTTCATTAATATTTTTCTTAGCCCTTTTTATTGCAAAATTTTTATTATATTCTTTATCTTTATATTTGTACACTTTAGCATAAGAACCTTCGCCGATAAACTTAAGTTCATATTGTTGAATTTGTTTTGATTTTATATTACCTTTTAGCTTGAAAATAGGAATTGTAATATATATATCAATCGTCTGAAAATCTTCTGGTATATTACTTCCACGAGTGTTTAAGAAATTTAAACAATATCTAATAGTTTCCTCGCATTCAATATTAAATTCATATTCTGTATTTAATAAGCTATTTTGTAATTTAAAAGTTAAGTTTATTATTTTTAATAAATCTCTACTATTTTGAGCGTTTAGGTAATGGTATGGTTGGAAAATACATTGATTTATTATATCAAAAAAAATATTGTAGTTTTCATGCAATGAAGAAAATATCTCTCTTAATTGTTGATTCTCTATAGAATTGTATAAATCAATGATTTCCGAATCATAAGATGGTTCTATTTGTCTATGTATTTGTGCAATATCATTTAAAATTTTATCATTATCCATGAGTGTATTCTTTTTTCCTCTATTTTAAATTTTCTGTTTTGTTTTCAATTTCTTCAATTTCTTTTTTTATACGATATACTGTGCTTCTTGTGATACCTACATGATTTGCAATTTGTTGGATTGTGATTGGCTCTCCATTTCTTTTGCGTTCCAGCATATCAACTACTGTTTCATAAATTAATCGACGTTGTGGATTTTTGCTATCCTTTGAATATTGAACTACTCCACCTTTATATGCTCCTCTTTCTTTGGCTAATCGTATACCTTCCTTTTGTCTTTCCAATAAGGTTTGTCGTTCCTGCTCGGAGATATATTTTTGAATCTCCAGCACTAAGTTCGTTAGAAGATTTTTTAAGTTTGGATCTGTTATTCCTTCAAAAGAAGGTAAGTTTAGGATATTAATTGTTGCTCCTTTTTGTTTAATCTTTTCTAGAATTGCTGTTATATCTTGGCTACTTCTTCCTAAACGATCTAAACTTACTACAATGACTTCATCATCTTCACGAATAAAAGAAAGTAAATTTTGTAATGCAGGTCGATCCATATTTTTTCCAGATAGCTTCTCTTGAAAGATTTTCTTGCAACCAGCTTTTTCTAATTGATCCAATTGACGATCTAAATTTTGTTCTCTTGTACTGACTCGTGCATATCCAATTTTCATTTTTATACCTCCTTTATCCTAAATTCAGATTATACAGTTTAGATTAGACATTTCTATTTTAAAAGAAAGTGGAAGTAAAATCCACTTTTTATTTTTTTATCAAATGTATAAACAGGGTGCTATCTGATTATACATTTGATACATAATGAAAGAGCTAGTAGAGAATAATGAAAAAAACTAGCTCTTATATAAATTCATTGTATCACAAATAGAAGTATTAAATTACAAATTTAATACTTTTTCCAATCATCTTTTAGTAACTTATGGGCTAATACTCTTATAGTTGTCATATCTTCTGATTTTAATTTATATTCTTCGTTCTTTGATAAGTAGTTATCGATATATGTTTGTTTATATTGAAAATCAAATAAAGTAGTTTTGTTATTATTATTGTCTGCTTCTTTTTGATCCTCAGTATAATGTTTTGCAATTTTAATAAGTTCTTTATTTATTGTACAATCAATACCATTATCGTTGTAAGGATTAATAAAGCTATTAAGTACAAATAAATCTTCAATTGTATAATAGGGTTTTTGCTCAAATTCTAAAAGTTTCTCCCTCCATGAAGATTCTGAATGCTTTTGTGCTTCACGATCTAACTCTGCTGAATATACTACTCCAATAAATGCAGTGATGAAAGTTAATGTTAATATAAAAGGCTCAACTAAATTTTTGTTGATAAAAATAGACACCTTTGAAATGAAAATGCTTGTAATAGCAATCACGATAAAGCCAAGCACAATAATGATGAACACTATGATAATAATATGATTTATAGTAATAGATTCTTCTAGTATTGAATGTAAATTTTTAAAAAAATCTTTTTTAAAAATATTATATAATAATATGGATACCGGTATTGATACTATTATCATTACTATTATCATTACTATAGATGATATCATGTTTGGAATTAAGTATAAATTTTGACATATAATAAACAACATATAGAGTACAGGTATTGATACTAATAATGATGAAATACAAGCACATAGGATATTATTTGTTTTCTTAGAAGAATTTGATTCATCGTCTATTTCATGCTCTGCTTTTTTGTAAAAAATTACTTTACTTTTACTTTCGTTCTTCTTACTTTTGTTCTTCTTACTTTTGTTCATTTTATTCCTTCTTCCATTATTTATTTAAAATAATTATATCATATATTATTTTTGTTATTTTCTTCGTTCCAACCGCCCCCACCACTCCGAAAATAAGCTCCAGCTGTGCTGTCGCATGAAGGAAACCATTGTTTCACAATGGTTTTTTTCTTTCTTTTAACATGAGTCAGTCGATCTGCAAGGGACGCTCCGCTCTTTGCCCTTGTCATCTCTCCTTTTCTCTCATGTTCTCAAGAAAGTGTGAGTTGCAGGAACTCATAAAAAGATTTTTCAAACAAAAAGGAGAGTTTATTATGAATGCAAAATTAGTAACAGTGGAGTTTAATGAGGAAGCACAAGTGATGTTGTTCCGTATTGATGTAGCAGGCTTTGGATATAAAGAGTATTCTCTTTGGGTCAATTTACATACGTATATGGTAACAGGCGATGTTGTTGCTCATGGAGATTGGTATGATATTGAACAAGAAGAGTGTTTAGAAGTGTTAAAAGCAGGAGTACCAGAAGCTATTTATAAATGGATTACAGATGGTAAAAAACGTTTTCTTAATGGAGGAGTATTGGAGGTTATGGATAATGAGTGAGAAATTCCACGTATATTCTAGACATTATTTTGATAACTGTACTGCATATGTACAAATTACACGATATTCAAATTACTATGATAGAACGATAAAGGATACTATTGAAACTAAATTAGATTGGGATACTATTGAAGATATGAGTGTCTATCCAATTTGGGTGGAAGAAGAAGGCTTAGAAAATCTTTTTGGAGAATGTGAAGAAGGGAAAGAGATTCTAGCAAGTATTCAAGGTTTAGATGAAGACGCTGAGCTGTATATGGAAATCTATTAAGTAGGAAGGTGGCATTTGCCACCTTTTTTGTTACTTTCTCCGTTCCAACCGCCACCGCCACTACGAAAGTAAGCTCCAGCTGTGCTGTCGCAGGGAAGACATTGCTTTGCAATGCTTCCTTACTTTATATTCTTAAGAAAGAATGGATTATAGGATCCTACAATGGAAAGTAGATCCTTATTAGGATATATTCCAAAATTAGACTTTTCATTTTAATAGATCCATGATACAATGAATATACAAAAATTCTTGTACTTTCTAGGTTTTCATATTAGTAAAAGTTAGAGAATTTGTTTTAGAAGTATTTGATTTTGAATAGGTCGATTAAGTACTTCAAAGAATTGATAGACGGAAAAAGAGGTGCAATGCA encodes:
- a CDS encoding type I toxin-antitoxin system Fst family toxin, whose amino-acid sequence is MLALSFQVYVNLEGGVYMLLYDTFKFIICPIVVGVILQLFSEWLKQKKK
- a CDS encoding protein kinase domain-containing protein; its protein translation is MDNDKILNDIAQIHRQIEPSYDSEIIDLYNSIENQQLREIFSSLHENYNIFFDIINQCIFQPYHYLNAQNSRDLLKIINLTFKLQNSLLNTEYEFNIECEETIRYCLNFLNTRGSNIPEDFQTIDIYITIPIFKLKGNIKSKQIQQYELKFIGEGSYAKVYKYKDKEYNKNFAIKRAKKNINEIELNRFKQEFDIMNKLSSPYILEVYKYNNNNNEYTMEYVENTLYGYINSHTQKLTFQQRIKLCNQIIEGFSYIHSKGYLHRDISFTNILVKEYDNDLCVIKISDFGLAKALESESNLTNSNTDIKGSLNDITNLKQIGFNNFDERFDIYAIVQVLGFILTGREKIESILKSNNANVVNFVRKGTNTNLDQRYQTIEELKSYYNRYILQMNNKEK
- a CDS encoding recombinase family protein, whose amino-acid sequence is MKIGYARVSTREQNLDRQLDQLEKAGCKKIFQEKLSGKNMDRPALQNLLSFIREDDEVIVVSLDRLGRSSQDITAILEKIKQKGATINILNLPSFEGITDPNLKNLLTNLVLEIQKYISEQERQTLLERQKEGIRLAKERGAYKGGVVQYSKDSKNPQRRLIYETVVDMLERKRNGEPITIQQIANHVGITRSTVYRIKKEIEEIENKTENLK